In Anabas testudineus chromosome 12, fAnaTes1.2, whole genome shotgun sequence, one genomic interval encodes:
- the LOC113159227 gene encoding G-protein coupled receptor family C group 6 member A-like isoform X1, which produces MFLLRLLVTIMSIFLPCSGENGLQHAYSPGDIIIGGLFPLHLTTNRSAIPGPLSCSNYDISGFLHTQVMIYTIGQINQRTPRLLPNLTLGYDIYDTCGDVNFAITATLELFKRTKTSTLSEPKTKAVIGERFSEVSVAVARIAALSSLAQISYSSTSEVLSNKNKFPTFLRTTSSDECQTKAIAELVNKFNWKTVAIIGSNDEYGKHGTDSLGKLFNDNNICIEFVTILPDDFSQNNSQASNAAHLAKLVKRIKESFAEAIIMFTKITNVDVVMDAAIKYKLNRTWIASDSWSTSTKVSEMTDIVLAGQVFGFISKRNEVPGFKQYVTSMFDGTQNSFIEDFKTRTDCKRKCFPTTECLNLSCLVSYIDQDKSYNTYIAVQVVAEAIRNLLNCDNQRCQRGSNFSTTELLMAIKKVNFTVNATHMSFDANGDTSLGYDILYWNMTESTQHTVITTIGEYSPDGKINITVDLITDMPVTLYNCSKTCKPGQQLRLHDKKCCRHCIPCADGEFSPGNGEDCKACNQRSYSSPERDKCLEKTDDFLQWLDPCSITLTSFGILGIIVTIVFVVLFIIYRSTPIVKAVGGYLCFLELFSLLTCFCLTFTFIGRPTKTSCMAGLPVFGIAFSLCISCILANLLQILVGFSFDLEMGSWIKKLNHPVPLVTFVSGIQLALCVPWLCYNPPFPEEEILINTILHECETGSTAFFIAMIGYNAFLALICFGFAFKGKRLPDLYKNASLITISMLVYLIIWVLFIQIYINNFGKYKPAIESGAILISSYSILCCHLAPKCYIMVFRKEINNENVITEYIRKHYEQKGMTVVK; this is translated from the exons ATGTTCTTGTTACGGTTACTTGTCACTATCATGAGCATATTCCTCCCTTGTTCGGGAGAAAATGGTCTTCAGCATGCATACTCACCTGGGGACATCATCATTGGAGGACTTTTCCCTCTTCACCTAACTACGAATAGATCTGCTATTCCTGGACCGCTCTCCTGTAGTAA CTATGACATCTCGGGATTCCTGCACACTCAAGTGATGATATACACAATCGGACAAATAAACCAGCGCACACCAAGGCTTCTACCCAACCTCACTCTTGGATATGACATCTATGACACTTGTGGAGATGTGAACTTCGCCATTACAGCAACACTTGAGCTTTTCAAGCGCACAAAAACATCCACTTTATCAGAACCCAAAACAAAGGCGGTGATTGGTGAGAGGTTTTCTGAAGTATCAGTAGCTGTAGCACGAATTGCTGCTCTGTCATCACTTGCCCAG ATAAGCTACTCATCAACTAGTGAAGTGCTCAGCAACAAGAATAAGTTCCCCACTTTTTTGCGAACAACATCTAGTGATGAATGCCAGACAAAGGCCATTGCTGAGCTGGTGAACAAGTTCAACTGGAAAACAGTGGCCATTATAGGAAGTAATGATGAGTACGGGAAGCACGGCACTGATAGCCTTGGGAAACTCTTCAATGACAATAATATTTGCATTGAATTTGTTACCATTCTTCCTGATGACTTCTCCCAGAACAATTCCCAAGCCAGTAATGCCGCACATCTGGCTAAGCTGGTGAAAAGAATCAAGGAATCCTTTGCAGAGGCCATCATCATGTTCACCAAGATCACCAACGTTGATGTCGTCATGGATGCGGCTATTAAATACAAACTGAACAGAACTTGGATTGCAAGTGATTCATGGTCCACTTCTACAAAGGTCTCTGAAATGACAGATATCGTGTTGGCCGGACAGGTTTTTGGATTCATCTCGAAGAGGAATGAGGTGCCTGGTTTTAAACAGTATGTCACGTCAATGTTCGACGGAACCCAGAACAGCTTTATTGAGGATTTTAAGACTCGCACAGACTGTAAGAGGAAGTGTTTTCCAACCACAGAGTGTCTGAACCTGAGCTGCTTGGTCAGTTACATTGACCAAGATAAATCATACAATACATATATTGCTGTTCAAGTCGTTGCCGAGGCTATCAGAAACTTGCTAAACTGTGACAATCAACGATGTCAACGCGGAAGCAATTTTTCAACCACAGAG CTTCTCATGGCAATCAAGAAAGTCAACTTCACTGTGAACGCCACGCATATGTCCTTTGACGCCAATGGAGACACCAGTTTAGGATATGATATCCTATATTGGAACATGACTGAATccacacagcacacagtcatAACAACGATTGGAGAATACTCACCAGATGGAAAAATCAACATCACAGTTGATCTTATTACAGATATGCCT GTAACTCTTTACAACTGCTCTAAAACATGCAAACCAGGACAACAGCTGAGACTGCATGACAAAAAGTGCTGCAGACACTGTATACCTTGTGCAGATGGAGAGTTTTCCCCTGGAAACG GTGAGGACTGTAAGGCCTGCAATCAAAGAAGTTATTCATCTCCAGAGAGGGATAAGTGTTTGGAGAAAACTGATGATTTCCTGCAGTGGTTGGATCCCTGCAGTATCACTTTGACTTCCTTCGGGATCTTGGGGATAATTGTTaccattgtgtttgttgttctgtttataATCTATCGTAGCACTCCCATAGTCAAGGCAGTTGGAGGTTACTTGTGTTTCTTAGAACTTTTCTCCCTCCTGACCTGCTTCTGCCTTACATTTACCTTTATCGGAAGACCCACTAAGACTTCCTGCATGGCAGGCCTGCCGGTCTTCGGCATTGCCTTTTCCCTTTGCATCTCTTGCATTTTGGCCAACCTGCTCCAAATCTTAGTGGGCTTCAGCTTTGACTTGGAGATGGGATCCTGGATAAAGAAACTCAATCATCCAGTACCCCTAGTGACCTTTGTCTCTGGGATCCAATTGGCCCTGTGTGTGCCATGGCTGTGCTACAATCCCCCATTTCCAGAGGAAGAAATATTAATCAACACTATCCTGCACGAGTGTGAAACTGGCTCCACTGCATTCTTTATAGCCATGATAGGCTACAATGCTTTCTTAGCTCTTATTTGTTTTGGGTTTGCATTCAAAGGGAAACGATTGCCAGATTTGTATAAAAATGCAAGTTTAATCACCATCAGTATGCTGGtgtatttaatcatttgggTCCTCTTCATCCAGATTTATATCAATAACTTCGGGAAGTATAAACCAGCTATAGAAAGTGGAGCCATACTAATTTCCAGCTACAGCATCCTGTGCTGTCATCTGGCCCCAAAGTGTTACATTATGGTATTCAGGAAAGAGATTAATAATGAGAATGTCATCACTGAGTATATCAGGAAGCATTATGAGCAGAAAGGCATGACTGtagtgaaataa
- the LOC113159227 gene encoding G-protein coupled receptor family C group 6 member A-like isoform X2 encodes MIYTIGQINQRTPRLLPNLTLGYDIYDTCGDVNFAITATLELFKRTKTSTLSEPKTKAVIGERFSEVSVAVARIAALSSLAQISYSSTSEVLSNKNKFPTFLRTTSSDECQTKAIAELVNKFNWKTVAIIGSNDEYGKHGTDSLGKLFNDNNICIEFVTILPDDFSQNNSQASNAAHLAKLVKRIKESFAEAIIMFTKITNVDVVMDAAIKYKLNRTWIASDSWSTSTKVSEMTDIVLAGQVFGFISKRNEVPGFKQYVTSMFDGTQNSFIEDFKTRTDCKRKCFPTTECLNLSCLVSYIDQDKSYNTYIAVQVVAEAIRNLLNCDNQRCQRGSNFSTTELLMAIKKVNFTVNATHMSFDANGDTSLGYDILYWNMTESTQHTVITTIGEYSPDGKINITVDLITDMPVTLYNCSKTCKPGQQLRLHDKKCCRHCIPCADGEFSPGNGEDCKACNQRSYSSPERDKCLEKTDDFLQWLDPCSITLTSFGILGIIVTIVFVVLFIIYRSTPIVKAVGGYLCFLELFSLLTCFCLTFTFIGRPTKTSCMAGLPVFGIAFSLCISCILANLLQILVGFSFDLEMGSWIKKLNHPVPLVTFVSGIQLALCVPWLCYNPPFPEEEILINTILHECETGSTAFFIAMIGYNAFLALICFGFAFKGKRLPDLYKNASLITISMLVYLIIWVLFIQIYINNFGKYKPAIESGAILISSYSILCCHLAPKCYIMVFRKEINNENVITEYIRKHYEQKGMTVVK; translated from the exons ATGATATACACAATCGGACAAATAAACCAGCGCACACCAAGGCTTCTACCCAACCTCACTCTTGGATATGACATCTATGACACTTGTGGAGATGTGAACTTCGCCATTACAGCAACACTTGAGCTTTTCAAGCGCACAAAAACATCCACTTTATCAGAACCCAAAACAAAGGCGGTGATTGGTGAGAGGTTTTCTGAAGTATCAGTAGCTGTAGCACGAATTGCTGCTCTGTCATCACTTGCCCAG ATAAGCTACTCATCAACTAGTGAAGTGCTCAGCAACAAGAATAAGTTCCCCACTTTTTTGCGAACAACATCTAGTGATGAATGCCAGACAAAGGCCATTGCTGAGCTGGTGAACAAGTTCAACTGGAAAACAGTGGCCATTATAGGAAGTAATGATGAGTACGGGAAGCACGGCACTGATAGCCTTGGGAAACTCTTCAATGACAATAATATTTGCATTGAATTTGTTACCATTCTTCCTGATGACTTCTCCCAGAACAATTCCCAAGCCAGTAATGCCGCACATCTGGCTAAGCTGGTGAAAAGAATCAAGGAATCCTTTGCAGAGGCCATCATCATGTTCACCAAGATCACCAACGTTGATGTCGTCATGGATGCGGCTATTAAATACAAACTGAACAGAACTTGGATTGCAAGTGATTCATGGTCCACTTCTACAAAGGTCTCTGAAATGACAGATATCGTGTTGGCCGGACAGGTTTTTGGATTCATCTCGAAGAGGAATGAGGTGCCTGGTTTTAAACAGTATGTCACGTCAATGTTCGACGGAACCCAGAACAGCTTTATTGAGGATTTTAAGACTCGCACAGACTGTAAGAGGAAGTGTTTTCCAACCACAGAGTGTCTGAACCTGAGCTGCTTGGTCAGTTACATTGACCAAGATAAATCATACAATACATATATTGCTGTTCAAGTCGTTGCCGAGGCTATCAGAAACTTGCTAAACTGTGACAATCAACGATGTCAACGCGGAAGCAATTTTTCAACCACAGAG CTTCTCATGGCAATCAAGAAAGTCAACTTCACTGTGAACGCCACGCATATGTCCTTTGACGCCAATGGAGACACCAGTTTAGGATATGATATCCTATATTGGAACATGACTGAATccacacagcacacagtcatAACAACGATTGGAGAATACTCACCAGATGGAAAAATCAACATCACAGTTGATCTTATTACAGATATGCCT GTAACTCTTTACAACTGCTCTAAAACATGCAAACCAGGACAACAGCTGAGACTGCATGACAAAAAGTGCTGCAGACACTGTATACCTTGTGCAGATGGAGAGTTTTCCCCTGGAAACG GTGAGGACTGTAAGGCCTGCAATCAAAGAAGTTATTCATCTCCAGAGAGGGATAAGTGTTTGGAGAAAACTGATGATTTCCTGCAGTGGTTGGATCCCTGCAGTATCACTTTGACTTCCTTCGGGATCTTGGGGATAATTGTTaccattgtgtttgttgttctgtttataATCTATCGTAGCACTCCCATAGTCAAGGCAGTTGGAGGTTACTTGTGTTTCTTAGAACTTTTCTCCCTCCTGACCTGCTTCTGCCTTACATTTACCTTTATCGGAAGACCCACTAAGACTTCCTGCATGGCAGGCCTGCCGGTCTTCGGCATTGCCTTTTCCCTTTGCATCTCTTGCATTTTGGCCAACCTGCTCCAAATCTTAGTGGGCTTCAGCTTTGACTTGGAGATGGGATCCTGGATAAAGAAACTCAATCATCCAGTACCCCTAGTGACCTTTGTCTCTGGGATCCAATTGGCCCTGTGTGTGCCATGGCTGTGCTACAATCCCCCATTTCCAGAGGAAGAAATATTAATCAACACTATCCTGCACGAGTGTGAAACTGGCTCCACTGCATTCTTTATAGCCATGATAGGCTACAATGCTTTCTTAGCTCTTATTTGTTTTGGGTTTGCATTCAAAGGGAAACGATTGCCAGATTTGTATAAAAATGCAAGTTTAATCACCATCAGTATGCTGGtgtatttaatcatttgggTCCTCTTCATCCAGATTTATATCAATAACTTCGGGAAGTATAAACCAGCTATAGAAAGTGGAGCCATACTAATTTCCAGCTACAGCATCCTGTGCTGTCATCTGGCCCCAAAGTGTTACATTATGGTATTCAGGAAAGAGATTAATAATGAGAATGTCATCACTGAGTATATCAGGAAGCATTATGAGCAGAAAGGCATGACTGtagtgaaataa
- the odc1 gene encoding ornithine decarboxylase: protein MNTITPELEFTFLEEGFSARDTVEQKINESSVTDDRDAFYVCDLGDVIKKHLRWTRALPRITPFYAVKCNDSRPVVATLASLGIGFDCASKTEIQLVQSLGVDPSRIIYANPCKQVSQIKYASAHGIQMMTFDSEVELMKVARYHDNAKLVLRIATDDSKAVCRLSVKFGAQLKSCRGLLERAKELGLDVIGVSFHVGSGCTDPATYTQAIADARCVFDMGDELGFNMHLLDIGGGFPGSDNVQLKFEEITVVINLALDKYFPVDAGVKIIAEPGRFYVASAYTLVVNIIAKKVILDEDIGSDEEDEGTNEKTLMYYVNDGVYGSFNCIFFDHAHCLPTLHKKPKPDEIMYPCSIWGPTCDGLDRIAEQCYLPDMQVGDWLVFDNMGAYTVAASSTFNGFQRPDIHYVMSHSVWQHVQQICSHGMPASTEESCLFEVPACCGRESSLEIPTKPCQAHVV from the exons ATGAACACAATCACTCCTGAATTAGAATTCACTTTTCTGGAGGAGGGTTTTTCTGCCCGGGATACTGTTGAGCAGAAAATCAATGAGTCCTCTGTGACG GATGACAGGGATGCCTTCTACGTTTGTGACTTGGGAGATGTGATTAAGAAACACCTTCGCTGGACAAGAGCCCTGCCTCGCATCACTCCTTTTTATGCTGTCAAATGCAACGATAGCCGGCCTGTAGTTGCAACACTGGCATCTCTGGGAATCGGATTTGACTGCGCAAGCAAG ACGGAAATTCAGCTGGTTCAGTCTCTGGGCGTGGATCCAAGCAGAATCATCTATGCCAACCCCTGCAAGCAAGTTTCTCAGATAAAGTATGCATCTGCCCATGGGATCCAGATGATGACCTTTGATAGTGAAGTGGAACTGATGAAAGTGGCCCGCTATCATGACAATGCCAA GCTGGTGCTGCGTATTGCAACTGATGACTCTAAGGCAGTATGTCGTCTGAGTGTGAAGTTTGGGGCCCAACTTAAATCCTGCCGGGGTCTTCTGGAGCGTGCTAAAGAACTGGGGCTGGATGTGATCGGCGTCAGCTTCCATGTTGGCAGTGGCTGCACTGATCCTGCAACTTACACCCAGGCCATTGCTGATGCCCGCTGTGTCTTTGATATGGGG GATGAGCTGGGTTTCAACATGCACCTGTTGGACATTGGTGGTGGTTTCCCTGGCTCAGACAATGTGCAACTCAAATTTGAGGAG ATCACAGTTGTCATCAACCTGGCCCTAGACAAGTATTTCCCAGTGGACGCTGGTGTTAAGATCATTGCTGAGCCAGGGCGCTTTTATGTGGCCTCTGCTTACACGCTGGTGGTCAACATCATTGCCAAGAAGGTCATCCTGGATGAGGACATAGGCTCTGACG aggaagatgaagggACCAATGAGAAGACTCTGATGTACTATGTCAACGATGGCGTTTATGGATCTTTCAACTGTATATTTTTTGACCATGCTCACTGTTTGCCAACACTACATAAG AAGCCAAAGCCTGATGAGATCATGTACCCCTGCAGTATCTGGGGCCCAACCTGTGACGGCCTCGATCGCATTGCTGAGCAGTGTTACCTGCCTGACATGCAGGTGGGCGACTGGCTTGTCTTTGACAACATGGGTGCCTACACTGTGGctgcctcctccaccttcaATGGTTTCCAAAGGCCAGACATTCACTATGTCATGTCCCACTCTGTCTG GCAACATGTGCAGCAGATCTGTTCCCATGGCATGCCAGCTTCTACGGAGGAGTCTTGCCTGTTTGAAGTGCCAGCCTGCTGTGGCAGAGAGAGCAGCTTGGAAATACCCACAAAGCCTTGCCAAGCCCATGTTgtttaa